In Vitis vinifera cultivar Pinot Noir 40024 chromosome 4, ASM3070453v1, the genomic window tctaagctttcaaagcctctttgtgaacttttggctaaggatgctaagtttatatgggatgaaagatgtcaaaagagttttgatcaattgaagcaattcttgacaactgctccaatagtgagggctcctaactggaaACTACCcattgaagtgatgtgtgatgccagtgactttgctataggagctgtgcttggccaaagagaggatggaaagccttatgtgatctactatgcaagcaagacattgaacgaagctcaaaggaactacacaaccacagagaaagaattgttagctgtggtgtttgccttagacaagtttcatgcttatctagtagggtctttcatcattgttttcactgaccattcagccttgaagtatttattgacaaagcaagatgcaaaagcaaggttgattagatggattcttttactacaagagttcgatctccaaatcagagataagaaaggaatggagaatgtggtagctgaccacctttcaaggttggctataacacacaattcccatgtcttacctattaatgatgagtttcctgaggaatcacttatgttgctagcaaaaactccttggtatgctcatattgctaactatctagttactggtgaagttccaagtgagtggaaagcataAGACAGGaaacacttctttgcaaagatccatgcttattattgggaacagtctttccttttcaagtattgtgtagatcaaataataaggaagtgtgtccctgaagaagagcaacaaggaatcctcaaCCATTGTCATGaaagtgcatgtggaggccactttgcctcttagAAAATAGCCATGAaagtgttgcaatcagggttttgttggccatcacttttcaaagatgcccacatcatgtgtaggaactgtgatagatgccaaaggctcgggaagctaacaaaaggaaatcaaatgcccatgaaccccattctaatagttgatctctttgatgtttggggcattgacttcataggacatttcccaatgtcttttggtaactcttatatcttggtgggggtggactatgtttctaaatgggttgaggcaatcccttataaacacaatgatcacaaggtggttctcaagtttctcaaagagaacatcttctcaagatttggggtgcccatggccataatcagtgatggaggtactcatttttgcaacagaccttttgaaaccctattagccaagtatggagtgaagcataaggtagctacaccttatcaccctcagacttccgggcaagttgagctagcaaacagggaaatcaagaacatattgatgaaggtggtgaacacgagcagaagagattggtctattaagcttcatgattcactatgggcatatagaacaacttacaagactattcttggcttGTCTCCCTATCatctagtctatggcaaagcatgccatctccctgtggaagttgaatataaggcttggtgggcaatcaaaaagttaaacatggacttgatcaaagCCGAGGCGAAGAGGTgtttagaccttaatgagatgaaggaattaagaaatgatgcttacatcaattccaaagttgcaaaacagaggatgaagaggtggcatgatcaattaatctccaacaaagaattccagaaaagacaaagagtcttactctatgactcaaggctccatatctttcctgggaagctaaagtcaaggtggataggccctttcattattcaccaggtgcatcccaatggagtggtggaattattgaattccaatagcACAGAcacttttaaagtcaatggtcatcgtctcaagccattcattgagccattcaagcaagaaaatgaggaaatcaacctccttgagccataaaaagcctaatcagaaaaggattagatggacttggtttcaccaaagtccatattttttgtttaatattgttaatttaaaagctttattaattcttttgatattaattttggtcttaagttgtgttatttatatgtaacttaatctttttgaatgatctaaattaggaggaattgcaaagaaagaGAAGGAAGGTCCCTGGAAGTCAAAAGAAGCTCAAGAGGAAGAGAAAATTCATACTTTGCGAAATCCCCAAAGCTTTAAAAATCCCAATTTCGCAAGtggttttgcagctgcgaaaccatcccttggcacatgagtgccatttGACAGCCCTCCACCCTCATTTCACAAttgcgaaatgggctgcaaaAATGCCCTTccgctgcgaaattggcctttttCTGCAAAAATTCCAATCGTCCCTTGGCATCCATTTTTAAACGTTATAAATTCGACATTTCATTTTAAACTGGTCATTTGAACTTCCCTTAGGTGCCAAAGAGGAGCCAAACCAGAGCACCCTTCCATCTGACCCCCATCTGAGCCTAAGACACGTGCGCACCTCCGGCTACCTTCTTTGAGATAGCCATGGAAAAAACCCGAGGAGCCAAGTCCTCATCTCCATCGACCCGCCCGAGAGCCCTAAGAGAGACACCTGTTCAAGGCTCCATACCCGAGCCTCCACAGCCATTGGTCGTCCCACCTCCAGTTGAGGATGCACCCTTGAGTCCTCATTCGAGACGATATGAGACGAGGAGGCCACCCACCACACCCGGGGCAAGCTCTATGCAAGCCAAAAAGTCAGGTAGCCGTCCCCTTAAGAAGAAAGCCAGGGTATCAGCACCAATTGACTTATCAAAGCCGTCTTCAAAGCCTCCATCAGAGCCTCAGCCATCTCAGACACCTACCACAGAATCTCAGATTCCCTCAGGGATGACTCCTGAGGTGGTTATCAGACCTGAGCCTATGATGTTAAGGAGGGAGATAAAGAGGTTGATATGCCCACATCCAAGCTAGAGCAtgaggtagagagtgaaacagagaaagaaaagagggaggaaatcaaaggaaagaaaaatgggaaaagcatagagaaagatgactatgatgTTAAGGTACAAGGAGAACCACaaaggatagtcatcaaggaagaattgatgaagaaacacatgcctccacttttcctctaagctttgtatgggaaaataatacaaaccaagtctcaagtgagggatgcaaacttcatatgggatccgggcaagctaaatcaggatcaaattttttgatggacttagtctttctaaagactagctagtccatatctttttgttttacttattacttgttttaattttgatttcaatgctttaattctaatttgttttgatgtaatataggtttttggatgatcaaaatcaagagaaatgtaaaaaagaaaaaaaaa contains:
- the LOC104879094 gene encoding uncharacterized protein LOC104879094, which gives rise to MEKTRGAKSSSPSTRPRALRETPVQGSIPEPPQPLVVPPPVEDAPLSPHSRRYETRRPPTTPGASSMQAKKSGSRPLKKKARVSAPIDLSKPSSKPPSEPQPSQTPTTESQIPSGMTPEVVIRPEPMMLRREIKRLICPHPS